From a single Vitis vinifera cultivar Pinot Noir 40024 chromosome 18, ASM3070453v1 genomic region:
- the LOC100251785 gene encoding LOW QUALITY PROTEIN: uncharacterized protein LOC100251785 (The sequence of the model RefSeq protein was modified relative to this genomic sequence to represent the inferred CDS: substituted 1 base at 1 genomic stop codon) codes for MWLIMKVFLLQILAFLLFGGGIHCQASTHRHSFVVREALYTRLCSTKNILTINGRFPGPTIYAKKGETIIVDVYNRGKENVTIHWHGVTMPRYPWTDGPEYITQCPIPPGSKFSQKIILSSEEGTLWWHAHSDWTRATVHGAIIVYPNNGAKYPFPKPNAEVPIILGEWWKSDVNAVLNEALVTGVDPNVSDSFLINGQPGDLHPCSNQVQSTFKLTVDHGKTYLLRIINAALXEVLFFSIAKHKMIVVGIDGSYTKPLTRDYIIISPGQTFDVLLEANQCPDHYYMAARVYSIALVGNYDNTTTTAIVQYRGYYTPSSPPSLPYLPGYNDTNASVHFMGSLRSLWDAEHPCNVPLSMNTKLIYTISMNTFPCANNSCAGPNGTRFAASINNISFQSPRIDILKAYYYNINGVYGDKFPSIPQVVFDFTSEYPPLEYETPRNGTKVRMLEYNSTVEIVFQGTNLVAGTHHPMHLHGYSFYVVGWGLGNFDKNRDPLRYNLVDPPLQNTITVLKNGWTAIRFKASNPGVWFMHCHLDRHQTWGMETAFIVKNGRHPEAQMLPPPSDMPPSKVREKPAVRCPQKVKAAIKVAVQLSPTPVLFWFSPASINTFKNSSTHVKEKISRAIRNSKKIEGVVFRTREDQAVIPEKMWLITKMKLLQILVFLLFGGGIHCQASIHRHTFVVKEALYTRLCSTKNILTVNGRFPGPTIYAKKGEIITVDIYNRGKENVTIHWHGVKMPRYPWTDGPEYITQCPIQPGSKFSQKIILSSEEGTLWWHAHSDWTRATVHGAIIVYPKNGTKYPFPKPNVEVPIILGEWWKSDVNAVRDEGLATGADPNISDSFLINGQPGDLHPCSKSGTFKLTVDHGKTYLLRIINAALQEALFFSIAKHKMTVVGTDGSYTKPLTRDYIIISPGQTFDVILEANQRPNHYYMAARVYSVAPLGNYDNTTTTAIVQYKGYYTSSLPPSLPHLPGYNDTNATVHFTGRLRSLGDAEHPCNVPLSMSTKLIYIISMNTFPCADNSCTGPNGTQFSASINNISFQSPTIDILKAYYYNISGVYGDKFPSIPKMVYDFTSEYPPLEYQMSRKGTEVRVLEYNSTVEIVFQGTNLVAGTHHPMHLHGYDFYVVGWGFGNFDKKRDPLRYNLVDPPIQNTIFVPMNGWVAVRFKASNPGVWFMHCHLERHLTWGMDTVFIVKNGKHPEAQMLPPPSDMPPC; via the exons ATGTGGCTGATCATGAAGGTTTTCCTCCTGCAAATTTTAGCGTTTCTGCTTTTTGGTGGTGGCATCCATTGTCAAGCTTCAACACATCGGCATAGTTTTGTG GTGAGGGAAGCTTTATATACAAGGCTTTGTAGCACCAAGAATATCTTAACAATAAATGGACGATTTCCAGGACCAACCATATATGCTAAGAAAGGAGAGACTATCATTGTCGACGTTTATAATAGGGGAAAAGAAAACGTCACCATTCATTG GCATGGAGTGACGATGCCTAGATATCCATGGACAGATGGTCCTGAGTATATCACACAATGCCCAATTCCACCAGGGTCAAAGTTTAGCCAGAAGATCATCCTTTCCTCTGAGGAAGGGACTCTATGGTGGCATGCTCACAGTGACTGGACCCGAGCCACTGTTCATGGAGCTATAATCGTTTATCCAAACAATGGAGCCAAGTATCCTTTTCCCAAACCTAATGCAGAAGTTCCCATCATATTAG GAGAATGGTGGAAGAGTGATGTGAATGCAGTTCTAAATGAAGCGCTTGTAACTGGAGTTGACCCTAATGTTTCTGATTCTTTCTTAATAAATGGACAACCCGGTGATCTACATCCATGCTCAAATCAGGTACAAA GCACATTTAAGCTAACAGTGGATCATGGAAAGACATATCTACTTCGCATAATCAATGCTGCCTTGTAGGAGGtactcttcttctccattgccaAGCATAAAATGATAGTGGTTGGAATAGATGGTAGCTACACGAAACCATTGACACGAGATTATATCATAATATCACCTGGCCAAACCTTCGATGTCTTATTAGAAGCTAACCAATGCCCGGATCACTATTACATGGCGGCTAGAGTTTATTCCATTGCCCTAGTAGGTAATTATGATAACACAACCACCACAGCTATTGTACAGTACAGGGGATACTACACTCCATCTTCACCTCCCTCCTTGCCTTATCTTCCTGgatacaatgacacaaatgcaTCGGTTCACTTCATGGGCAGCCTTCGAAGCTTATGGGATGCGGAACATCCTTGCAATGTCCCATTAAGCATGAACACTAAATTGATTTACACTATCTCTATGAACACGTTCCCATGCGCCAATAATTCATGTGCAGGGCCTAATGGGACGCGGTTCGCCGCAAGTATAAACAACATAAGCTTCCAATCCCCTAGAATTGACATACTGAAAGCTTACTATTATAACATCAATGGTGTATATGGAGATAAATTTCCTAGCATTCCACAAGTGGTGTTCGATTTTACATCTGAGTATCCTCCATTGGAGTATGAGACGCCGAGAAACGGAACAAAAGTAAGGATGCTCGAGTATAACTCCACAGTGGAGATTGTTTTTCAAGGGACAAACTTGGTTGCAGGGACACACCACCCCATGCATCTCCATGGATACAGTTTCTATGTTGTTGGATGGGGACTTGGAAATTTCGATAAAAATAGAGACCCTTTGCGCTATAATCTGGTGGATCCTCCTCTTCAGAATACCATCACTGTTCTTAAGAATGGTTGGACTGCAATCAGATTCAAGGCATCCAACCCTG GAGTGTGGTTCATGCACTGCCATTTAGACCGCCATCAAACTTGGGGCATGGAGACTGCGTTCATAGTGAAAAATGGTAGACACCCAGAAGCTCAAATGTTGCCTCCACCATCCGACATGCCACCAT CGAAAGTTCGAGAGAAACCAGCTGTCCGCTGCCCACAGAAGGTGAAAGCAGCCATAAAAGTTGCTGTTCAGCTTTCACCAACTCCAGTTTTG TTTTGGTTCTCTCCAGCCTCTATAAATACCTTTAAGAATTCATCTACTCACGTCAAAGAGAAGATAAGTCGTGCTATTAGAAATAGTAAGAAAATTGAAGGAGTTGTGTTTAGGACAAGAGAAGATCAGGCTGTTATTCCAGAGAAGATGTGGTTGATCACAAAGATGAAACTCTTGCAAATTTTAGTGTTTCTGCTTTTTGGTGGTGGCATCCATTGCCAAGCTTCAATTCATCGGCATACTTTTGTG GTGAAGGAAGCTTTATATACAAGGCTTTGTAGCACCAAGAACATCTTAACAGTAAATGGACGATTTCCAGGACCAACTATATATGCTAAGAAAGGAGAGATTATCACTGTCGACATTTATAACAGGGGAAAAGAAAACGTCACCATTCATTG GCATGGGGTGAAAATGCCCAGATATCCATGGACAGATGGTCCTGAGTATATCACACAATGCCCAATTCAGCCAGGGTCAAAGTTTAGCCAAAAGATCATCCTTTCCTCTGAGGAAGGCACTTTATGGTGGCATGCTCACAGTGATTGGACCCGAGCCACCGTTCATGGAGCTATAATCGTCTATCCTAAGAATGGAACCAAGTATCCTTTTCCCAAACCCAATGTAGAAGTTCCCATCATATTAG GAGAATGGTGGAAGAGTGATGTGAATGCGGTTCGAGATGAAGGGCTTGCAACCGGAGCTGACCCCAATATCTCTGATTCTTTCTTGATAAATGGACAACCTGGTGATCTACATCCATGCTCAAAATCAG GCACATTCAAGCTAACGGTGGATCATGGCAAGACCTATCTACTTCGCATAATCAATGCTGCCTTGCAGGAGgctctcttcttctccattgccaAGCATAAAATGACAGTGGTTGGAACAGATGGTAGCTACACGAAACCATTGACACGAgattatattataatatcacCTGGCCAAACCTTTGATGTCATATTAGAAGCTAACCAACGCCCGAATCACTATTATATGGCAGCTAGAGTTTATTCCGTTGCTCCACTAGGTAATTATGATAACACGACCACCACAGCTATTGTACAGTACAAGGGATACTACACTTCATCTTTACCTCCCTCCTTGCCTCATCTTCCTGgatacaatgacacaaatgcaACGGTTCACTTCACGGGCCGCCTCCGAAGCTTAGGGGATGCGGAACATCCTTGTAATGTCCCATTGAGCATGAGCACTAAATTGATTTACATCATTTCTATGAACACATTCCCATGCGCCGATAATTCATGTACAGGGCCCAATGGGACGCAATTCTCTGCAAGTATAAACAACATAAGCTTCCAATCCCCTACAATTGACATACTGAAAGCTTACTATTATAACATTAGTGGTGTATATGGAGATAAATTTCCTAGCATTCCAAAAATGGTGTACGATTTTACATCTGAGTATCCTCCATTGGAGTATCAGATGTCGAGAAAGGGAACAGAAGTAAGGGTGCTTGAGTATAACTCTACAGTGGAGATTGTTTTTCAAGGGACAAACTTGGTTGCAGGGACACACCACCCCATGCATCTCCATGGATACGATTTCTATGTTGTTGGATGGGGATTTGGGAATTTCGATAAAAAAAGGGACCCTTTACGCTATAATCTGGTGGATCCTCCTATTCAGAATACCATCTTTGTTCCTATGAATGGTTGGGTTGCAGTTAGATTCAAGGCGTCTAACCCTG GAGTGTGGTTCATGCACTGTCATTTAGAGCGCCATCTGACTTGGGGCATGGACACTGTGTTCATAGTGAAAAATGGTAAACACCCAGAAGCTCAAATGCTGCCTCCTCCATCGGACATGCCACCATGTTGA